One stretch of Pieris brassicae chromosome 8, ilPieBrab1.1, whole genome shotgun sequence DNA includes these proteins:
- the LOC123713764 gene encoding leucine-rich repeat-containing protein 49 isoform X2, whose protein sequence is MPITYNRGNVRKLAFRSRGRSAHSCDVTTSKVEHSDEGDGRFLQIKPAIADPRASLQRSNTTLSRGDGNEESIRLQAVGEGKVQLSRTQQEKDRLPDRISLDRRGLSSIPHIVGEPGLRLLSLQHNLINSLAGLTPLDLGKLVFLDVYDNQIDKINSLERLFSLRVLLMGKNRIKRIEGLSNLLKLEVLDLHGNRITKVGGLSNLTELKVLNLAGNQIKFIAQSDLQGLLALRELNLKRNRLKKLQGFQFTSKLQKLYLSNNDLQSVEDVSSLAEATTLIEVSLDGNPVALGGDCTPFLVSYLPNLVSLSNLHVTDQVRSAAMAWRNNKEAGHAAYCALSGSAQQAARRDQVINNARTNWELLRTENKCLLSPTSPVKHTESESDLCDGKTPDEKHTVETKVMPDVIVCAQPANESRNLADNSKTTQNDVKAKTPATRIQRSNTARKLSERRVNFSDRSASQDTDASHSTSTSSDLRLPPILLPIISSLESVKLADSNEPILKRWESISSVEPVIDSSFSSLPSTSTDSEEETQQRRLRRTPTVKRREKFSSMRSKSVCDPESRRIKNTKNIDNDNASNISSSTAVGSVASEHKIKRQGSLNTKTNNRNIRSATILRRSERSSSAQRASTGRVKSGKSLASLKSTEPIPKVMPTTKDREQGVDYLVEVNDGIVSAWGTGAVRRLAREWDWEKAQTVTKAAFHYVHFNAVAQSLPELKAKFPNVSHISVRATGLQCLGQLHSLAELRGLTSLTVLPEGNPICVKTWREYAIYRLAHWGLKEINEEQVTEEEMKSANKTYSGLSDLVLRALPDDPLQPLLSRLGRSGNSVTTAKAWLRSADPALRDVIAKEALQYKKGSVSQDDMSWRVRGRKQLSQAIEVSCGAAQRLRILEIQWSTIFNDMIEEILNDFADMDTHVKDKMRSLAETLH, encoded by the exons ATGCCAATAACATATAATCGCGGAAAT GTAAGAAAACTTGCTTTTAGATCTAGAGGAAGGTCTGCACACTCCTGTGATGTTACTACTTCCAAAGTCGAGCACAGTGACGAGGGTGATGGGCGGTTTCTACAAATTAAGCCTGCGATAGCCGATCCTCGTGCCTCTTTACAACGGTCTAACACTACTCTATCAAG AGGAGATGGCAATGAGGAAAGTATCAGATTGCAGGCAGTGGGTGAAGGAAAGGTGCAACTTTCTAGAACTCAACAGGAAAAAGATCGTCTGCCTGATAGAATAAGTTTAGATAG GAGAGGATTATCATCAATACCACATATAGTAGGGGAACCCGGGCTGAGATTACTGTCACTGCAgcacaatttaattaacagtTTAGCTGGCTTAACGCCTCTTGATCTCGGGAAATTAGTGTTCTTAGATGTGTATGATAATCAAATTGATAAGATTAACTCATTAGAACGACTTTTTAGTCTAAGAGTGCTTTTAATGGGTAAAAACAG GATCAAAAGAATAGAAGGCTTATCAAACCTTTTGAAACTAGAAGTGCTAGACTTGCACGGTAATAGAATAACTAAAGTCGGGGGGCTATCTAACTTGACCGAACTGAAAGTGCTCAATTTGGCTGGAAaccaaataaaattcattgcACAGAGCGACCTTCAGGGACTTTTAGCTTTAAGAGAACTGAATCTTAAGAGGAACCGATTGAAAAAGTTACAAGGATTTCAGTTTACGTCGAAACtacaaaagctttatttaagtaacaatGATTTGCAAAG TGTGGAAGACGTCTCTTCACTTGCCGAAGCAACAACGTTGATTGAAGTATCATTGGATGGTAATCCAGTTGCCTTAGGAGGGGACTGTACACCATTTTTAGTATCATACCTTCCGAATTTAGTGTCATTATCAAATCTGCACGTTACAGATCAA GTTCGAAGCGCGGCGATGGCGTGGCGTAATAACAAAGAGGCTGGTCATGCAGCTTATTGCGCTCTCAGTGGATCAGCTCAACAGGCAGCTCGTAGAGATCAGGTTATCAACAATGCTAGAACCAACTGGGAACTTTTAAG GacagaaaataaatgtttactgaGTCCAACCAGTCCTGTGAAACATACTGAGTCTGAAAGTGATTTATGTGACGGTAAAACTCCAGATGAAAAACACACTGTTGAAACTAAAGTAATGCCAGATGTGATAGTATGTGCGCAACCAGCTAATGAATCTAGGAATCTTGCTGATAATAGCAAGACAACACAAAATGATGTAAAGGCCAAAACACCGGCCACCAGGATTCAAAGAAGCAATACTGCTCGAAAGCTTTCAGAAAGGCGAGTTAATTTTTCAGACCGTAGTGCCTCTCAGGACACAGATGCTTCACACTCTACATCCACTAGCAGTGACCTACGACTGCCGCCAATATTATTGCCAATAATTTCGTCTTTGGAAAGTGTTAAACTTGCTGACAGTAATGAACCCATTCTAAAACGCTGGGAGAGCATCTCCAGCGTAGAACCTGTAATTGATTCATCATTCAGTTCACTACCTTCAACATCAACAGACAGTGAAGAAGAAACTCAACAGAGGAGACTAAGGCGGACTCCAACTGTAAAAAGACGAGAAAAGTTCAGTTCGATGCGTTCCAAGTCTGTATGTGACCCAGAGAGtagaagaataaaaaataccaaaaatataGACAACGACAATGCGAGTAATATATCCAGTAGTACAGCAGTAGGATCTGTTGCAAGTGAACATAAAATCAAACGACAGGGTtctttaaatactaaaacaaataacagaAACATAAGAAGTGCAACAATATTACGAAGGAGTGAAAGATCGTCGTCTGCACAACGGGCTTCCACGGGAAGAGTGAAATCTGGGAAAAGCTTGGCCAGTTTAAAGTCGACTGAGCCTATTCCCAAGGTAATGCCTACAACTAAAGACCGCGAACAAGGAGTGGACTACTTGGTAGAAGTAAATGACGGCATCGTAAGTGCATGGGGAACAGGAGCAGTCCGACGATTGGCACGTGAATGGGATTGGGAGAAAGCGCAGACAGTAACGAAGGCTGCATTCCACTACGTTCATTTTAACGCTGTTGCCCAATCTTTGCCAGAGTTAAAGGCCAA ATTTCCCAATGTTTCTCACATATCGGTACGCGCAACTGGTCTTCAGTGCTTAGGACAGCTGCATTCTTTAGCTGAACTACGAGGACTCACAAGCTTGACGGTTCTTCCAGAAGGGAATCCTATTTGCGTAAAAACCTGGCGTGAATACGCAATTTATAGATTAGCACATTGGGGTCTTAAAGAGATAAACGAAGAGCAG GTAACTGAAGAAGAAATGAAATCtgcaaataaaacttatagtgGATTAAGCgatttggtccttcgagccttACCCGATGATCCATTACAGCCACTTTTATCTCGGCTTGGAAGAAGTGGGAATAGCGTAACAACTGCTAAGGCTTGGTTAAGATCTGCTGACCCAGCATTGCGAGACGTTATTGCGAAGGAAGCCTTACAGTACAAGAAGGGAAGTGTATCTCAG GATGACATGAGTTGGCGGGTTCGTGGTCGCAAGCAACTATCGCAAGCCATTGAAGTTTCATGTGGAGCTGCCCAGCGCTTGCGCATCTTAGAAATTCAATGGTCGACAATATTCAACGATATGATTGAAGaaattttaaacgattttgCCGATATGGACACGCATGTCAAGGATAAAATGCGTTCACTCGCAGAGACACTGCATTAA
- the LOC123713764 gene encoding leucine-rich repeat-containing protein 49 isoform X1, whose protein sequence is MPITYNRGNVRKLAFRSRGRSAHSCDVTTSKVEHSDEGDGRFLQIKPAIADPRASLQRSNTTLSSNNYVHRGDGNEESIRLQAVGEGKVQLSRTQQEKDRLPDRISLDRRGLSSIPHIVGEPGLRLLSLQHNLINSLAGLTPLDLGKLVFLDVYDNQIDKINSLERLFSLRVLLMGKNRIKRIEGLSNLLKLEVLDLHGNRITKVGGLSNLTELKVLNLAGNQIKFIAQSDLQGLLALRELNLKRNRLKKLQGFQFTSKLQKLYLSNNDLQSVEDVSSLAEATTLIEVSLDGNPVALGGDCTPFLVSYLPNLVSLSNLHVTDQVRSAAMAWRNNKEAGHAAYCALSGSAQQAARRDQVINNARTNWELLRTENKCLLSPTSPVKHTESESDLCDGKTPDEKHTVETKVMPDVIVCAQPANESRNLADNSKTTQNDVKAKTPATRIQRSNTARKLSERRVNFSDRSASQDTDASHSTSTSSDLRLPPILLPIISSLESVKLADSNEPILKRWESISSVEPVIDSSFSSLPSTSTDSEEETQQRRLRRTPTVKRREKFSSMRSKSVCDPESRRIKNTKNIDNDNASNISSSTAVGSVASEHKIKRQGSLNTKTNNRNIRSATILRRSERSSSAQRASTGRVKSGKSLASLKSTEPIPKVMPTTKDREQGVDYLVEVNDGIVSAWGTGAVRRLAREWDWEKAQTVTKAAFHYVHFNAVAQSLPELKAKFPNVSHISVRATGLQCLGQLHSLAELRGLTSLTVLPEGNPICVKTWREYAIYRLAHWGLKEINEEQVTEEEMKSANKTYSGLSDLVLRALPDDPLQPLLSRLGRSGNSVTTAKAWLRSADPALRDVIAKEALQYKKGSVSQDDMSWRVRGRKQLSQAIEVSCGAAQRLRILEIQWSTIFNDMIEEILNDFADMDTHVKDKMRSLAETLH, encoded by the exons ATGCCAATAACATATAATCGCGGAAAT GTAAGAAAACTTGCTTTTAGATCTAGAGGAAGGTCTGCACACTCCTGTGATGTTACTACTTCCAAAGTCGAGCACAGTGACGAGGGTGATGGGCGGTTTCTACAAATTAAGCCTGCGATAGCCGATCCTCGTGCCTCTTTACAACGGTCTAACACTACTCTATCAAG taataattatgttcataGAGGAGATGGCAATGAGGAAAGTATCAGATTGCAGGCAGTGGGTGAAGGAAAGGTGCAACTTTCTAGAACTCAACAGGAAAAAGATCGTCTGCCTGATAGAATAAGTTTAGATAG GAGAGGATTATCATCAATACCACATATAGTAGGGGAACCCGGGCTGAGATTACTGTCACTGCAgcacaatttaattaacagtTTAGCTGGCTTAACGCCTCTTGATCTCGGGAAATTAGTGTTCTTAGATGTGTATGATAATCAAATTGATAAGATTAACTCATTAGAACGACTTTTTAGTCTAAGAGTGCTTTTAATGGGTAAAAACAG GATCAAAAGAATAGAAGGCTTATCAAACCTTTTGAAACTAGAAGTGCTAGACTTGCACGGTAATAGAATAACTAAAGTCGGGGGGCTATCTAACTTGACCGAACTGAAAGTGCTCAATTTGGCTGGAAaccaaataaaattcattgcACAGAGCGACCTTCAGGGACTTTTAGCTTTAAGAGAACTGAATCTTAAGAGGAACCGATTGAAAAAGTTACAAGGATTTCAGTTTACGTCGAAACtacaaaagctttatttaagtaacaatGATTTGCAAAG TGTGGAAGACGTCTCTTCACTTGCCGAAGCAACAACGTTGATTGAAGTATCATTGGATGGTAATCCAGTTGCCTTAGGAGGGGACTGTACACCATTTTTAGTATCATACCTTCCGAATTTAGTGTCATTATCAAATCTGCACGTTACAGATCAA GTTCGAAGCGCGGCGATGGCGTGGCGTAATAACAAAGAGGCTGGTCATGCAGCTTATTGCGCTCTCAGTGGATCAGCTCAACAGGCAGCTCGTAGAGATCAGGTTATCAACAATGCTAGAACCAACTGGGAACTTTTAAG GacagaaaataaatgtttactgaGTCCAACCAGTCCTGTGAAACATACTGAGTCTGAAAGTGATTTATGTGACGGTAAAACTCCAGATGAAAAACACACTGTTGAAACTAAAGTAATGCCAGATGTGATAGTATGTGCGCAACCAGCTAATGAATCTAGGAATCTTGCTGATAATAGCAAGACAACACAAAATGATGTAAAGGCCAAAACACCGGCCACCAGGATTCAAAGAAGCAATACTGCTCGAAAGCTTTCAGAAAGGCGAGTTAATTTTTCAGACCGTAGTGCCTCTCAGGACACAGATGCTTCACACTCTACATCCACTAGCAGTGACCTACGACTGCCGCCAATATTATTGCCAATAATTTCGTCTTTGGAAAGTGTTAAACTTGCTGACAGTAATGAACCCATTCTAAAACGCTGGGAGAGCATCTCCAGCGTAGAACCTGTAATTGATTCATCATTCAGTTCACTACCTTCAACATCAACAGACAGTGAAGAAGAAACTCAACAGAGGAGACTAAGGCGGACTCCAACTGTAAAAAGACGAGAAAAGTTCAGTTCGATGCGTTCCAAGTCTGTATGTGACCCAGAGAGtagaagaataaaaaataccaaaaatataGACAACGACAATGCGAGTAATATATCCAGTAGTACAGCAGTAGGATCTGTTGCAAGTGAACATAAAATCAAACGACAGGGTtctttaaatactaaaacaaataacagaAACATAAGAAGTGCAACAATATTACGAAGGAGTGAAAGATCGTCGTCTGCACAACGGGCTTCCACGGGAAGAGTGAAATCTGGGAAAAGCTTGGCCAGTTTAAAGTCGACTGAGCCTATTCCCAAGGTAATGCCTACAACTAAAGACCGCGAACAAGGAGTGGACTACTTGGTAGAAGTAAATGACGGCATCGTAAGTGCATGGGGAACAGGAGCAGTCCGACGATTGGCACGTGAATGGGATTGGGAGAAAGCGCAGACAGTAACGAAGGCTGCATTCCACTACGTTCATTTTAACGCTGTTGCCCAATCTTTGCCAGAGTTAAAGGCCAA ATTTCCCAATGTTTCTCACATATCGGTACGCGCAACTGGTCTTCAGTGCTTAGGACAGCTGCATTCTTTAGCTGAACTACGAGGACTCACAAGCTTGACGGTTCTTCCAGAAGGGAATCCTATTTGCGTAAAAACCTGGCGTGAATACGCAATTTATAGATTAGCACATTGGGGTCTTAAAGAGATAAACGAAGAGCAG GTAACTGAAGAAGAAATGAAATCtgcaaataaaacttatagtgGATTAAGCgatttggtccttcgagccttACCCGATGATCCATTACAGCCACTTTTATCTCGGCTTGGAAGAAGTGGGAATAGCGTAACAACTGCTAAGGCTTGGTTAAGATCTGCTGACCCAGCATTGCGAGACGTTATTGCGAAGGAAGCCTTACAGTACAAGAAGGGAAGTGTATCTCAG GATGACATGAGTTGGCGGGTTCGTGGTCGCAAGCAACTATCGCAAGCCATTGAAGTTTCATGTGGAGCTGCCCAGCGCTTGCGCATCTTAGAAATTCAATGGTCGACAATATTCAACGATATGATTGAAGaaattttaaacgattttgCCGATATGGACACGCATGTCAAGGATAAAATGCGTTCACTCGCAGAGACACTGCATTAA
- the LOC123712794 gene encoding lanC-like protein 3: MYKLLKNRFTARLFRTLVSATYSFGLKMVRHFPNPYEDYQPGLELVNKDEVIKNIEENVGVITKRMQPSPRTVDGGLYVGTTGVSYMFYYLSRNPLLSNKKVYFLEKSLEYLQPALETSAGDKTSFLLGDAGSYALATIIKKETGDDLFQEYLKKFKSLFNLYLNPNFLKCGGDEFFVGRAGYLAGALWISRELKIPVFTNVELHKICDVMVASGKEYAKNHESPCPLMYHYYNTQYLGAAHGISFILQMFLTVPGFLEHDKSAAQDIKASIDFVLSLQTPEGNWPCCMEEVGMAEHKLIHWCHGAPGIVYLMAKAYLVYNDQKYLNACKKAAEAVWQKGLLRKGPGICHGVAGNGMVFLLLYRLTGDDMYLYRATSFASFINTEEFLRDARLPDNPESLYEGTAGTVCYLSDLLVPDKAEFPFQDVFSTYMF, translated from the coding sequence atgtataagcttctaaaaaatagatttactGCCCGATTATTTAGGACTTTGGTTTCTGCAACATATTCTTTCGGTCTGAAAATGGTTCGGCATTTTCCAAATCCTTATGAAGATTACCAGCCTGGGCTAGAGCTTGTAAACAAAGacgaagtaattaaaaatatagaggAAAATGTAGGAGTTATTACTAAAAGAATGCAACCTTCTCCCCGGACTGTTGACGGAGGACTTTACGTTGGAACTACCGGTGTTTCatacatgttttattatttgtcacGAAATCCGTTACTGTCtaacaaaaaagtatatttcttAGAAAAGAGCCTAGAATATCTGCAACCAGCTTTGGAGACATCAGCAGGTGATAAAACATCATTTTTACTTGGAGATGCTGGTTCCTACGCCTTGgctactataattaaaaaagagaCTGGAGATGATTTGTTCCAAGAATatcttaaaaaatttaaatcccTATTTAACTTGTATTTGAATCCAAATTTTTTGAAATGTGGCGGTGATGAATTTTTTGTTGGTAGAGCAGGATATTTAGCAGGGGCTCTATGGATTAGTCGAGAATTGAAAATTCCTGTGTTTACAAATGTTGAGCTTCACAAAATTTGTGATGTTATGGTAGCTTCAGGGAAAGAGTATGCTAAAAATCATGAAAGCCCTTGTCCTTTGatgtatcattattataacacACAATATTTAGGAGCAGCTCATGGCATTAGTTTTATCCTACAAATGTTTTTGACTGTTCCTGGTTTCTTAGAACATGATAAATCTGCTGCTCAAGATATTAAAGCTTCAATAGACTTTGTATTATCATTACAAACACCCGAAGGTAACTGGCCATGTTGTATGGAAGAAGTTGGAATGGCTGAACATAAACTCATACATTGGTGTCATGGAGCACCAGGCATAGTGTATCTCATGGCGAAAGCGTATTTAGTGTACAACGATCAAAAGTATCTTAATGCTTGCAAGAAAGCAGCAGAAGCTGTTTGGCAAAAAGGCCTTCTTCGCAAAGGTCCTGGAATATGTCATGGGGTTGCTGGAAATGGAATggtgtttttgttattataccgACTAACTGGTGATGACATGTATCTATATAGGGCCACTTCTTTTGCTAGTTTCATAAACACAGAAGAATTTTTGAGAGATGCAAGACTGCCAGATAATCCTGAAAGCTTATATGAAGGCACTGCTGGGACAGTGTGTTATTTAAGTGATCTTTTGGTCCCAGATAAAGCGGAATTTCCTTTTCAAGATGTATTTTCCACTTATAtgttctaa